Genomic window (Geotrypetes seraphini chromosome 6, aGeoSer1.1, whole genome shotgun sequence):
ACCAGATGATCTTCCGTTCTGGTTGTGCAGCCTTTCATTATGCGCTGCAGGAGTGCATGTCTGAGCAAAGGGACTGGAGAAAGTGTCAGCAGCAGGTGCAGCTCTTCAAGGACTGTATGCAGGAACAACAGAAGCAGCGCATGCAGGAACTGCAGAGGCAAAAACAGAAGCAGACTGACAGCTAAGAGCAGCACAGGAGACCAGAGCAGATGCCAGGCTCAAGCCCAGCAGGAGGCAGCTGCAGCCCTTTAGCTGTATTTAAAGATGCTCTCAGGAAAGTggggcaaggagggagagagattgggGTGTGACTTGCTGGGTTATAAGTGCAGAAGCTAGGACTTCCaagttgtgtttttcttttcaaaaactgCTGTGGATTTCTCAAGGTTTATACAAAAACTTAAATCCTTATGCATATCTCTTGCATTTTTCTATTAAACAAATATCTGCATGAACAGTGAATCAGCATTAGCTGTGTATATTTGATGTACAGAGGTGGCCAAGCTGAGGATAAACAACAATCAGATAACTTTTCTGTCCATCCAGCCTATGGAGGGTTGTAggaagtactgtattttttgctctataaaacGCACCCAactatagaggaggaaaaacaaacaaaaaaaattctgaaccaaatggtgtgccctgtcccccctctggtggtctactggtaggccgggacagggtacagagcacgTCTAATGGCAGGCACGTGTAGTGACAGCCAGCCCCcctccggtacctttttaaaattctggcgccctccctcgctggacgtggCTACCTCGGAGTCCTCTTTTCTTgtggcagagcggcgcacaaggctgcctgcctggtcctgggCCACTTCCCGCAACAACtgatggctgctgtcagttcttgtgGGAAgcagcacaggaccaggcaggcaggcagccttgtgcgccgctctgccgcgAGAGAAGAGGATTCCGAGGCAGccgcgtccagcgagggagggcaccagaattttaaaaaggtactgggggtgggatatttgctccataagatcacccttatttccacccactttttttgggaaaaagtgtgtcttatagagcgaacAATATGGTACATATGGTTTTAGAAGCCAAAATGAGCCGCCTGGGCTTGGACTGGAGTGCGAAGAAGCACTCAAGAATTAGATGGGGTGATTGGGTTAGGGGTACGAGTAGGGTTCTGAGACTGACTGCAGGAAAACGGAGCATTGAATCTGGTCtacattttatttttctctgtgtAGAAATCCCTTTTGTTCTTCTCCCAAATGGAAATAGAAATATAAAGGTAGATAAAAGACCTATGACCtatcccaggggtgggcaactccggtcctcgagggctggaatccagtcggatttttaagatttccccaatgaatatgtatgagatcaatTTGTATGCAcggctttcagtgcatattcattggggaaaacctgactggattccagccctcaaggactggag
Coding sequences:
- the LOC117362439 gene encoding cytochrome c oxidase assembly factor 4 homolog, mitochondrial isoform X2, with protein sequence MSAPNPPGHNWSRKVEREEQEEEEDPLDQMIFRSGCAAFHYALQECMSEQRDWRKCQQQVQLFKDCMQEQQKQRMQELQRQKQKQTDS